In Strigops habroptila isolate Jane chromosome 2, bStrHab1.2.pri, whole genome shotgun sequence, one genomic interval encodes:
- the SUPT20H gene encoding transcription factor SPT20 homolog isoform X14, which yields MQQALELALDRAEYIIESARQRPPKRKYLSSGRKSVFQKLYDLYIEECEKEPEIKQKLRRNVNLLEKLVMQETLSCLVVNLYPGNEGYSLMLRGKNGSDSETIRLPYEEGELLEYLDAEELPPILVDLLEKSQVNIFHCGCVIAEIRDYRQSGNMKSPTYQSKHILLRPTMQTLICDVHSITSDNHKWTQEDKLLLESQLILATAEPLCLDPSIAVTCTTNRLLYNKQKMNTRPMKRCFKRYSRSSLNRQQEVAHYSAPPQLRLLDYLQKRKERKGAQQYDLKISKAGNCVDMWKQNPCYLTAPSEVDVEKYAKVEKSIKPDDSQPTVWPAHEIKDDYVFECEVGNQLQKTKLTIFQSLGNPLYYGKIQTLKGDEENDNLLTPSQFLIGSKTDAERVVNQYQELVQNEAKCPVKMFHNSGGSVNLSHLSPGKEMEQPESISGSVQSSVLGKGVKHRPPPIKLPSSSGSSSSGNIFSPQQSSGHLKSPTPPPPSKPPGLSRKQSMDLNQVSMLSPAAMSPASSSQRTTSTQVMANPAGLNFINVVGSVCGAQTLMSGSNPMLGCNTGAIAPAGINLSGILPSGGLVPNALPAAMQSASQAGSPFGLKNASNLRPLNLLQGSDQGPSTQDQALSAQQAAVINLTGVGNFMQPQATAVAILAASNGYGSSSGTSSSPAAATAFRQPLKK from the exons CAGAAGCTGAGGCGAAATGTGAATTTACTTGAGAAGCTGGTTATGCAGGAGACGTTGTCATGCCTGGTAGTGAACCTCTATCCGGGAAATGAGGGTTATTCACTTAtgctcaggggaaaaaatggttCAG ATTCTGAGACCATCCGGCTGCCTTATGAGGAAGGAGAGCTGCTTGAATATTTGGATGCAGAGGAACTACCACCTATTTTGGTTGACCTTTTAGAAAAATCTCAG gttaacatttttcattgtgGATGTGTCATAGCAGAAATACGTGACTATAGGCAGTCTGGTAACATGAAATCTCCAACATACCAAAGCAAGCACATTCTTTTGCGTCCGACAATGCAG ACTTTAATTTGTGATGTGCATTCTATAACAAGTGACAACCACAAATGGACACAG GAGGACAAACTCCTACTTGAAAGCCAACTTATTCTGGCTACGGCAGAGCCTTTGTGTCTTGATCCTTCAATAGCAGTGACCTGTACTACAAATAGACTCCTGTACAACAAGCAGAAGATGAATACTCGTCCCATGAAACG GTGCTTCAAAAGGTACTCAAGGTCGTCTCTGAACAGACAGCAGGAAGTAGCTCACTATTCAGCTCCACCTCAGCTCAGGCTACTTGACTacttgcagaagagaaaggagaggaaaggagccCAGCAGTATGACCTCAAAATTTCTAAAGCTGGAAAT TGCGTAGATATGTGGAAACAGAACCCTTGCTACTTGACTGCACCTTCTGAAGTGGAC GTGGAAAAGTATGCCAAAGTGGAAAAGTCTATCAAGCCTGATGACTCGCAACCAACTGTCTGGCCAGCACAT gaaataaaagatgatTATGTGTTTGAATGTGAAGTTGGTAATCagcttcaaaaaacaaaactgaccatttttcagtctcttggCAATCCTTTGTACTATGGTAAAATTCAGACACTCAAAGGTGATGAAGAAAATGACAACCTATTAACTCCATCACA gtTTCTTATTGGTTCCAAGACTGATGCTGAAAG AGTGGTGAACCAGTATCAGGAGTTAGTACAAAATGAAGCTAAATGTCCTGTGAAAATGTTTCATAATTCAGGTGGATCAGTCAATCTTAGTCATCTTTCTCcagggaaggaaatggaa CAGCCAGAAAGTATATCAGGCTCTGTTCAGTCTTCAGTATTGGGCAAAGGTGTAAAACACCGACCTCCTCCCATCAAATTACCTTCAAGTTCAGGAAGTAGCTCTTCAG GTAATATTTTTAGTCCGCAACAGTCAAGTGGCCATCTAAAATCCccaactcctcctcctccttctaAGCCTCCTGGTCTTTCTCGGAAACAATCTATGGATCTTAATCAAGTTAGCATGCTCTCTCCAGCTGCCATGTCTCCTGCAAGCTCTTCACAAA GAACAACATCCACCCAGGTCATGGCAAACCCTGCAGGACTTAACTTCATCAATGTAGTGGGCTCTGTGTG TGGAGCGCAGACACTGATGAGTGGTTCAAACCCTATGTTGGGGTGCAACACTGGTGCCATAGCCCCTGCAGGTATAAATCTGAGTGGCATTTTACCATCAGGAGGTCTGGTACCAAATGCGCTGCCTGCTGCAATGCAGTCTGCCTCTCAAGCAG GCAGCCCCTTTGGTTTGAAAAATGCATCAAATCTTCGGCCCTTAAATCTTCTACAG GGCTCTGACCAAGGTCCATCTACTCAAGATCAGGCATTATCTGCCCAACAAGCTGCTGTAATTAACCTGACCGGAGTAGGGAATTTTATGCAACCTCAAGCCACAG CAGTTGCGATTCTTGCAGCATCAAATGGCtatggcagcagcagcggcacaAGCAGCTCACCTGCGGCAGCAACAGCATTCAGGCAGCCACtcaaaaagtaa
- the SUPT20H gene encoding transcription factor SPT20 homolog isoform X13, giving the protein MQQALELALDRAEYIIESARQRPPKRKYLSSGRKSVFQKLYDLYIEECEKEPEIKQKLRRNVNLLEKLVMQETLSCLVVNLYPGNEGYSLMLRGKNGSDSETIRLPYEEGELLEYLDAEELPPILVDLLEKSQVNIFHCGCVIAEIRDYRQSGNMKSPTYQSKHILLRPTMQTLICDVHSITSDNHKWTQEDKLLLESQLILATAEPLCLDPSIAVTCTTNRLLYNKQKMNTRPMKRCFKRYSRSSLNRQQEVAHYSAPPQLRLLDYLQKRKERKGAQQYDLKISKAGNCVDMWKQNPCYLTAPSEVDVEKYAKVEKSIKPDDSQPTVWPAHEIKDDYVFECEVGNQLQKTKLTIFQSLGNPLYYGKIQTLKGDEENDNLLTPSQFLIGSKTDAERVVNQYQELVQNEAKCPVKMFHNSGGSVNLSHLSPGKEMEPESISGSVQSSVLGKGVKHRPPPIKLPSSSGSSSSGNIFSPQQSSGHLKSPTPPPPSKPPGLSRKQSMDLNQVSMLSPAAMSPASSSQRTTSTQVMANPAGLNFINVVGSVCGAQTLMSGSNPMLGCNTGAIAPAGINLSGILPSGGLVPNALPAAMQSASQAGSPFGLKNASNLRPLNLLQGSDQGPSTQDQALSAQQAAVINLTGVGNFMQPQATVLSQLGSAVNRPGQSLPQQRLQLSSALQQQQQQALQQQQQQQIQLRFLQHQMAMAAAAAQAAHLRQQQHSGSHSKSKRKRGPLAPPQS; this is encoded by the exons CAGAAGCTGAGGCGAAATGTGAATTTACTTGAGAAGCTGGTTATGCAGGAGACGTTGTCATGCCTGGTAGTGAACCTCTATCCGGGAAATGAGGGTTATTCACTTAtgctcaggggaaaaaatggttCAG ATTCTGAGACCATCCGGCTGCCTTATGAGGAAGGAGAGCTGCTTGAATATTTGGATGCAGAGGAACTACCACCTATTTTGGTTGACCTTTTAGAAAAATCTCAG gttaacatttttcattgtgGATGTGTCATAGCAGAAATACGTGACTATAGGCAGTCTGGTAACATGAAATCTCCAACATACCAAAGCAAGCACATTCTTTTGCGTCCGACAATGCAG ACTTTAATTTGTGATGTGCATTCTATAACAAGTGACAACCACAAATGGACACAG GAGGACAAACTCCTACTTGAAAGCCAACTTATTCTGGCTACGGCAGAGCCTTTGTGTCTTGATCCTTCAATAGCAGTGACCTGTACTACAAATAGACTCCTGTACAACAAGCAGAAGATGAATACTCGTCCCATGAAACG GTGCTTCAAAAGGTACTCAAGGTCGTCTCTGAACAGACAGCAGGAAGTAGCTCACTATTCAGCTCCACCTCAGCTCAGGCTACTTGACTacttgcagaagagaaaggagaggaaaggagccCAGCAGTATGACCTCAAAATTTCTAAAGCTGGAAAT TGCGTAGATATGTGGAAACAGAACCCTTGCTACTTGACTGCACCTTCTGAAGTGGAC GTGGAAAAGTATGCCAAAGTGGAAAAGTCTATCAAGCCTGATGACTCGCAACCAACTGTCTGGCCAGCACAT gaaataaaagatgatTATGTGTTTGAATGTGAAGTTGGTAATCagcttcaaaaaacaaaactgaccatttttcagtctcttggCAATCCTTTGTACTATGGTAAAATTCAGACACTCAAAGGTGATGAAGAAAATGACAACCTATTAACTCCATCACA gtTTCTTATTGGTTCCAAGACTGATGCTGAAAG AGTGGTGAACCAGTATCAGGAGTTAGTACAAAATGAAGCTAAATGTCCTGTGAAAATGTTTCATAATTCAGGTGGATCAGTCAATCTTAGTCATCTTTCTCcagggaaggaaatggaa CCAGAAAGTATATCAGGCTCTGTTCAGTCTTCAGTATTGGGCAAAGGTGTAAAACACCGACCTCCTCCCATCAAATTACCTTCAAGTTCAGGAAGTAGCTCTTCAG GTAATATTTTTAGTCCGCAACAGTCAAGTGGCCATCTAAAATCCccaactcctcctcctccttctaAGCCTCCTGGTCTTTCTCGGAAACAATCTATGGATCTTAATCAAGTTAGCATGCTCTCTCCAGCTGCCATGTCTCCTGCAAGCTCTTCACAAA GAACAACATCCACCCAGGTCATGGCAAACCCTGCAGGACTTAACTTCATCAATGTAGTGGGCTCTGTGTG TGGAGCGCAGACACTGATGAGTGGTTCAAACCCTATGTTGGGGTGCAACACTGGTGCCATAGCCCCTGCAGGTATAAATCTGAGTGGCATTTTACCATCAGGAGGTCTGGTACCAAATGCGCTGCCTGCTGCAATGCAGTCTGCCTCTCAAGCAG GCAGCCCCTTTGGTTTGAAAAATGCATCAAATCTTCGGCCCTTAAATCTTCTACAG GGCTCTGACCAAGGTCCATCTACTCAAGATCAGGCATTATCTGCCCAACAAGCTGCTGTAATTAACCTGACCGGAGTAGGGAATTTTATGCAACCTCAAGCCACAG TGTTGTCTCAGCTTGGCTCTGCTGTGAACAGACCTGGGCAAAGCCTTCCTCAGCAGAGACTCCAGCTCTCTTCTGCCttacaacagcaacaacaacaagccttgcagcagcagcagcagcaacagataCAA TTGCGATTCTTGCAGCATCAAATGGCtatggcagcagcagcggcacaAGCAGCTCACCTGCGGCAGCAACAGCATTCAGGCAGCCACtcaaaaagtaaaaggaaaagaggcCCACTGGCCCCTCCACAGTCCTGA
- the SUPT20H gene encoding transcription factor SPT20 homolog isoform X1 encodes MQQALELALDRAEYIIESARQRPPKRKYLSSGRKSVFQKLYDLYIEECEKEPEIKQKLRRNVNLLEKLVMQETLSCLVVNLYPGNEGYSLMLRGKNGSDSETIRLPYEEGELLEYLDAEELPPILVDLLEKSQVNIFHCGCVIAEIRDYRQSGNMKSPTYQSKHILLRPTMQTLICDVHSITSDNHKWTQEDKLLLESQLILATAEPLCLDPSIAVTCTTNRLLYNKQKMNTRPMKRCFKRYSRSSLNRQQEVAHYSAPPQLRLLDYLQKRKERKGAQQYDLKISKAGNCVDMWKQNPCYLTAPSEVDVEKYAKVEKSIKPDDSQPTVWPAHEIKDDYVFECEVGNQLQKTKLTIFQSLGNPLYYGKIQTLKGDEENDNLLTPSQFLIGSKTDAERVVNQYQELVQNEAKCPVKMFHNSGGSVNLSHLSPGKEMEQPESISGSVQSSVLGKGVKHRPPPIKLPSSSGSSSSGNIFSPQQSSGHLKSPTPPPPSKPPGLSRKQSMDLNQVSMLSPAAMSPASSSQRSGTPKPSTPTPTSTPSSTPHPPDAQSSTPITPSATPTPQDSGFTPQPTLLTPFAQQQMSLSQALPVMTIPLSTMVTSITTGTTSTQVMANPAGLNFINVVGSVCGAQTLMSGSNPMLGCNTGAIAPAGINLSGILPSGGLVPNALPAAMQSASQAGSPFGLKNASNLRPLNLLQGSDQGPSTQDQALSAQQAAVINLTGVGNFMQPQATVLSQLGSAVNRPGQSLPQQRLQLSSALQQQQQQALQQQQQQQIQQLRFLQHQMAMAAAAAQAAHLRQQQHSGSHSKSKRKRGPLAPPQS; translated from the exons CAGAAGCTGAGGCGAAATGTGAATTTACTTGAGAAGCTGGTTATGCAGGAGACGTTGTCATGCCTGGTAGTGAACCTCTATCCGGGAAATGAGGGTTATTCACTTAtgctcaggggaaaaaatggttCAG ATTCTGAGACCATCCGGCTGCCTTATGAGGAAGGAGAGCTGCTTGAATATTTGGATGCAGAGGAACTACCACCTATTTTGGTTGACCTTTTAGAAAAATCTCAG gttaacatttttcattgtgGATGTGTCATAGCAGAAATACGTGACTATAGGCAGTCTGGTAACATGAAATCTCCAACATACCAAAGCAAGCACATTCTTTTGCGTCCGACAATGCAG ACTTTAATTTGTGATGTGCATTCTATAACAAGTGACAACCACAAATGGACACAG GAGGACAAACTCCTACTTGAAAGCCAACTTATTCTGGCTACGGCAGAGCCTTTGTGTCTTGATCCTTCAATAGCAGTGACCTGTACTACAAATAGACTCCTGTACAACAAGCAGAAGATGAATACTCGTCCCATGAAACG GTGCTTCAAAAGGTACTCAAGGTCGTCTCTGAACAGACAGCAGGAAGTAGCTCACTATTCAGCTCCACCTCAGCTCAGGCTACTTGACTacttgcagaagagaaaggagaggaaaggagccCAGCAGTATGACCTCAAAATTTCTAAAGCTGGAAAT TGCGTAGATATGTGGAAACAGAACCCTTGCTACTTGACTGCACCTTCTGAAGTGGAC GTGGAAAAGTATGCCAAAGTGGAAAAGTCTATCAAGCCTGATGACTCGCAACCAACTGTCTGGCCAGCACAT gaaataaaagatgatTATGTGTTTGAATGTGAAGTTGGTAATCagcttcaaaaaacaaaactgaccatttttcagtctcttggCAATCCTTTGTACTATGGTAAAATTCAGACACTCAAAGGTGATGAAGAAAATGACAACCTATTAACTCCATCACA gtTTCTTATTGGTTCCAAGACTGATGCTGAAAG AGTGGTGAACCAGTATCAGGAGTTAGTACAAAATGAAGCTAAATGTCCTGTGAAAATGTTTCATAATTCAGGTGGATCAGTCAATCTTAGTCATCTTTCTCcagggaaggaaatggaa CAGCCAGAAAGTATATCAGGCTCTGTTCAGTCTTCAGTATTGGGCAAAGGTGTAAAACACCGACCTCCTCCCATCAAATTACCTTCAAGTTCAGGAAGTAGCTCTTCAG GTAATATTTTTAGTCCGCAACAGTCAAGTGGCCATCTAAAATCCccaactcctcctcctccttctaAGCCTCCTGGTCTTTCTCGGAAACAATCTATGGATCTTAATCAAGTTAGCATGCTCTCTCCAGCTGCCATGTCTCCTGCAAGCTCTTCACAAA GGTCTGGAACTCCTAAACCATCTACTCCTACTCCAACCAGCACCCCTTCATCGACCCCACACCCTCCTGATGCTCAGAGCTCAACTCCTATTACCCCTTCTGCCACCCCTACTCCCCAAGATTCAGGCTTCACCCCTCAGCCCACTTTGTTAACCCCgtttgctcagcagcagatgTCTCTGAGCCAGGCACTGCCTGTAATGACCATTCCTCTTTCCACCATGGTAACATCCATTACTACAGGAACAACATCCACCCAGGTCATGGCAAACCCTGCAGGACTTAACTTCATCAATGTAGTGGGCTCTGTGTG TGGAGCGCAGACACTGATGAGTGGTTCAAACCCTATGTTGGGGTGCAACACTGGTGCCATAGCCCCTGCAGGTATAAATCTGAGTGGCATTTTACCATCAGGAGGTCTGGTACCAAATGCGCTGCCTGCTGCAATGCAGTCTGCCTCTCAAGCAG GCAGCCCCTTTGGTTTGAAAAATGCATCAAATCTTCGGCCCTTAAATCTTCTACAG GGCTCTGACCAAGGTCCATCTACTCAAGATCAGGCATTATCTGCCCAACAAGCTGCTGTAATTAACCTGACCGGAGTAGGGAATTTTATGCAACCTCAAGCCACAG TGTTGTCTCAGCTTGGCTCTGCTGTGAACAGACCTGGGCAAAGCCTTCCTCAGCAGAGACTCCAGCTCTCTTCTGCCttacaacagcaacaacaacaagccttgcagcagcagcagcagcaacagataCAA CAGTTGCGATTCTTGCAGCATCAAATGGCtatggcagcagcagcggcacaAGCAGCTCACCTGCGGCAGCAACAGCATTCAGGCAGCCACtcaaaaagtaaaaggaaaagaggcCCACTGGCCCCTCCACAGTCCTGA
- the SUPT20H gene encoding transcription factor SPT20 homolog isoform X11 has translation MQQALELALDRAEYIIESARQRPPKRKYLSSGRKSVFQKLYDLYIEECEKEPEIKQKLRRNVNLLEKLVMQETLSCLVVNLYPGNEGYSLMLRGKNGSDSETIRLPYEEGELLEYLDAEELPPILVDLLEKSQVNIFHCGCVIAEIRDYRQSGNMKSPTYQSKHILLRPTMQTLICDVHSITSDNHKWTQEDKLLLESQLILATAEPLCLDPSIAVTCTTNRLLYNKQKMNTRPMKRCFKRYSRSSLNRQQEVAHYSAPPQLRLLDYLQKRKERKGAQQYDLKISKAGNCVDMWKQNPCYLTAPSEVDVEKYAKVEKSIKPDDSQPTVWPAHEIKDDYVFECEVGNQLQKTKLTIFQSLGNPLYYGKIQTLKGDEENDNLLTPSQFLIGSKTDAERVVNQYQELVQNEAKCPVKMFHNSGGSVNLSHLSPGKEMEQPESISGSVQSSVLGKGVKHRPPPIKLPSSSGSSSSGNIFSPQQSSGHLKSPTPPPPSKPPGLSRKQSMDLNQVSMLSPAAMSPASSSQRTTSTQVMANPAGLNFINVVGSVCGAQTLMSGSNPMLGCNTGAIAPAGINLSGILPSGGLVPNALPAAMQSASQAGSPFGLKNASNLRPLNLLQGSDQGPSTQDQALSAQQAAVINLTGVGNFMQPQATVLSQLGSAVNRPGQSLPQQRLQLSSALQQQQQQALQQQQQQQIQQLRFLQHQMAMAAAAAQAAHLRQQQHSGSHSKSKRKRGPLAPPQS, from the exons CAGAAGCTGAGGCGAAATGTGAATTTACTTGAGAAGCTGGTTATGCAGGAGACGTTGTCATGCCTGGTAGTGAACCTCTATCCGGGAAATGAGGGTTATTCACTTAtgctcaggggaaaaaatggttCAG ATTCTGAGACCATCCGGCTGCCTTATGAGGAAGGAGAGCTGCTTGAATATTTGGATGCAGAGGAACTACCACCTATTTTGGTTGACCTTTTAGAAAAATCTCAG gttaacatttttcattgtgGATGTGTCATAGCAGAAATACGTGACTATAGGCAGTCTGGTAACATGAAATCTCCAACATACCAAAGCAAGCACATTCTTTTGCGTCCGACAATGCAG ACTTTAATTTGTGATGTGCATTCTATAACAAGTGACAACCACAAATGGACACAG GAGGACAAACTCCTACTTGAAAGCCAACTTATTCTGGCTACGGCAGAGCCTTTGTGTCTTGATCCTTCAATAGCAGTGACCTGTACTACAAATAGACTCCTGTACAACAAGCAGAAGATGAATACTCGTCCCATGAAACG GTGCTTCAAAAGGTACTCAAGGTCGTCTCTGAACAGACAGCAGGAAGTAGCTCACTATTCAGCTCCACCTCAGCTCAGGCTACTTGACTacttgcagaagagaaaggagaggaaaggagccCAGCAGTATGACCTCAAAATTTCTAAAGCTGGAAAT TGCGTAGATATGTGGAAACAGAACCCTTGCTACTTGACTGCACCTTCTGAAGTGGAC GTGGAAAAGTATGCCAAAGTGGAAAAGTCTATCAAGCCTGATGACTCGCAACCAACTGTCTGGCCAGCACAT gaaataaaagatgatTATGTGTTTGAATGTGAAGTTGGTAATCagcttcaaaaaacaaaactgaccatttttcagtctcttggCAATCCTTTGTACTATGGTAAAATTCAGACACTCAAAGGTGATGAAGAAAATGACAACCTATTAACTCCATCACA gtTTCTTATTGGTTCCAAGACTGATGCTGAAAG AGTGGTGAACCAGTATCAGGAGTTAGTACAAAATGAAGCTAAATGTCCTGTGAAAATGTTTCATAATTCAGGTGGATCAGTCAATCTTAGTCATCTTTCTCcagggaaggaaatggaa CAGCCAGAAAGTATATCAGGCTCTGTTCAGTCTTCAGTATTGGGCAAAGGTGTAAAACACCGACCTCCTCCCATCAAATTACCTTCAAGTTCAGGAAGTAGCTCTTCAG GTAATATTTTTAGTCCGCAACAGTCAAGTGGCCATCTAAAATCCccaactcctcctcctccttctaAGCCTCCTGGTCTTTCTCGGAAACAATCTATGGATCTTAATCAAGTTAGCATGCTCTCTCCAGCTGCCATGTCTCCTGCAAGCTCTTCACAAA GAACAACATCCACCCAGGTCATGGCAAACCCTGCAGGACTTAACTTCATCAATGTAGTGGGCTCTGTGTG TGGAGCGCAGACACTGATGAGTGGTTCAAACCCTATGTTGGGGTGCAACACTGGTGCCATAGCCCCTGCAGGTATAAATCTGAGTGGCATTTTACCATCAGGAGGTCTGGTACCAAATGCGCTGCCTGCTGCAATGCAGTCTGCCTCTCAAGCAG GCAGCCCCTTTGGTTTGAAAAATGCATCAAATCTTCGGCCCTTAAATCTTCTACAG GGCTCTGACCAAGGTCCATCTACTCAAGATCAGGCATTATCTGCCCAACAAGCTGCTGTAATTAACCTGACCGGAGTAGGGAATTTTATGCAACCTCAAGCCACAG TGTTGTCTCAGCTTGGCTCTGCTGTGAACAGACCTGGGCAAAGCCTTCCTCAGCAGAGACTCCAGCTCTCTTCTGCCttacaacagcaacaacaacaagccttgcagcagcagcagcagcaacagataCAA CAGTTGCGATTCTTGCAGCATCAAATGGCtatggcagcagcagcggcacaAGCAGCTCACCTGCGGCAGCAACAGCATTCAGGCAGCCACtcaaaaagtaaaaggaaaagaggcCCACTGGCCCCTCCACAGTCCTGA
- the SUPT20H gene encoding transcription factor SPT20 homolog isoform X6: MQQALELALDRAEYIIESARQRPPKRKYLSSGRKSVFQKLYDLYIEECEKEPEIKQKLRRNVNLLEKLVMQETLSCLVVNLYPGNEGYSLMLRGKNGSDSETIRLPYEEGELLEYLDAEELPPILVDLLEKSQVNIFHCGCVIAEIRDYRQSGNMKSPTYQSKHILLRPTMQTLICDVHSITSDNHKWTQEDKLLLESQLILATAEPLCLDPSIAVTCTTNRLLYNKQKMNTRPMKRCFKRYSRSSLNRQQEVAHYSAPPQLRLLDYLQKRKERKGAQQYDLKISKAGNCVDMWKQNPCYLTAPSEVDVEKYAKVEKSIKPDDSQPTVWPAHEIKDDYVFECEVGNQLQKTKLTIFQSLGNPLYYGKIQTLKGDEENDNLLTPSQFLIGSKTDAERVVNQYQELVQNEAKCPVKMFHNSGGSVNLSHLSPGKEMEQPESISGSVQSSVLGKGVKHRPPPIKLPSSSGSSSSGNIFSPQQSSGHLKSPTPPPPSKPPGLSRKQSMDLNQVSMLSPAAMSPASSSQRSGTPKPSTPTPTSTPSSTPHPPDAQSSTPITPSATPTPQDSGFTPQPTLLTPFAQQQMSLSQALPVMTIPLSTMVTSITTGTTSTQVMANPAGLNFINVVGSVCGAQTLMSGSNPMLGCNTGAIAPAGINLSGILPSGGLVPNALPAAMQSASQAGSPFGLKNASNLRPLNLLQGSDQGPSTQDQALSAQQAAVINLTGVGNFMQPQATAVAILAASNGYGSSSGTSSSPAAATAFRQPLKK; encoded by the exons CAGAAGCTGAGGCGAAATGTGAATTTACTTGAGAAGCTGGTTATGCAGGAGACGTTGTCATGCCTGGTAGTGAACCTCTATCCGGGAAATGAGGGTTATTCACTTAtgctcaggggaaaaaatggttCAG ATTCTGAGACCATCCGGCTGCCTTATGAGGAAGGAGAGCTGCTTGAATATTTGGATGCAGAGGAACTACCACCTATTTTGGTTGACCTTTTAGAAAAATCTCAG gttaacatttttcattgtgGATGTGTCATAGCAGAAATACGTGACTATAGGCAGTCTGGTAACATGAAATCTCCAACATACCAAAGCAAGCACATTCTTTTGCGTCCGACAATGCAG ACTTTAATTTGTGATGTGCATTCTATAACAAGTGACAACCACAAATGGACACAG GAGGACAAACTCCTACTTGAAAGCCAACTTATTCTGGCTACGGCAGAGCCTTTGTGTCTTGATCCTTCAATAGCAGTGACCTGTACTACAAATAGACTCCTGTACAACAAGCAGAAGATGAATACTCGTCCCATGAAACG GTGCTTCAAAAGGTACTCAAGGTCGTCTCTGAACAGACAGCAGGAAGTAGCTCACTATTCAGCTCCACCTCAGCTCAGGCTACTTGACTacttgcagaagagaaaggagaggaaaggagccCAGCAGTATGACCTCAAAATTTCTAAAGCTGGAAAT TGCGTAGATATGTGGAAACAGAACCCTTGCTACTTGACTGCACCTTCTGAAGTGGAC GTGGAAAAGTATGCCAAAGTGGAAAAGTCTATCAAGCCTGATGACTCGCAACCAACTGTCTGGCCAGCACAT gaaataaaagatgatTATGTGTTTGAATGTGAAGTTGGTAATCagcttcaaaaaacaaaactgaccatttttcagtctcttggCAATCCTTTGTACTATGGTAAAATTCAGACACTCAAAGGTGATGAAGAAAATGACAACCTATTAACTCCATCACA gtTTCTTATTGGTTCCAAGACTGATGCTGAAAG AGTGGTGAACCAGTATCAGGAGTTAGTACAAAATGAAGCTAAATGTCCTGTGAAAATGTTTCATAATTCAGGTGGATCAGTCAATCTTAGTCATCTTTCTCcagggaaggaaatggaa CAGCCAGAAAGTATATCAGGCTCTGTTCAGTCTTCAGTATTGGGCAAAGGTGTAAAACACCGACCTCCTCCCATCAAATTACCTTCAAGTTCAGGAAGTAGCTCTTCAG GTAATATTTTTAGTCCGCAACAGTCAAGTGGCCATCTAAAATCCccaactcctcctcctccttctaAGCCTCCTGGTCTTTCTCGGAAACAATCTATGGATCTTAATCAAGTTAGCATGCTCTCTCCAGCTGCCATGTCTCCTGCAAGCTCTTCACAAA GGTCTGGAACTCCTAAACCATCTACTCCTACTCCAACCAGCACCCCTTCATCGACCCCACACCCTCCTGATGCTCAGAGCTCAACTCCTATTACCCCTTCTGCCACCCCTACTCCCCAAGATTCAGGCTTCACCCCTCAGCCCACTTTGTTAACCCCgtttgctcagcagcagatgTCTCTGAGCCAGGCACTGCCTGTAATGACCATTCCTCTTTCCACCATGGTAACATCCATTACTACAGGAACAACATCCACCCAGGTCATGGCAAACCCTGCAGGACTTAACTTCATCAATGTAGTGGGCTCTGTGTG TGGAGCGCAGACACTGATGAGTGGTTCAAACCCTATGTTGGGGTGCAACACTGGTGCCATAGCCCCTGCAGGTATAAATCTGAGTGGCATTTTACCATCAGGAGGTCTGGTACCAAATGCGCTGCCTGCTGCAATGCAGTCTGCCTCTCAAGCAG GCAGCCCCTTTGGTTTGAAAAATGCATCAAATCTTCGGCCCTTAAATCTTCTACAG GGCTCTGACCAAGGTCCATCTACTCAAGATCAGGCATTATCTGCCCAACAAGCTGCTGTAATTAACCTGACCGGAGTAGGGAATTTTATGCAACCTCAAGCCACAG CAGTTGCGATTCTTGCAGCATCAAATGGCtatggcagcagcagcggcacaAGCAGCTCACCTGCGGCAGCAACAGCATTCAGGCAGCCACtcaaaaagtaa